In a genomic window of Henningerozyma blattae CBS 6284 chromosome 9, complete genome:
- the VMA13 gene encoding H(+)-transporting V1 sector ATPase subunit H (similar to Saccharomyces cerevisiae VMA13 (YPR036W); ancestral locus Anc_7.450), with protein MILLDSTHFMEIHNAISLRNIQWDNLAMQRDISETDVSIIKKLEKILIKHAAYETPMRIDESIILPMIHFLKNSNDVEANKCVINLFTELFTSQELNFNGETIEFFQKNPTQLKELFQVSLQGDDQTVLIGVFNIVSLLVEQGSLLNVEIVDGLLNSEAFVRILVNIEQMETSYVCMRLLQELAAVKSYRKVIWKHQTKFVPTIFQIISRALDSNNSTKIIATNSNNLGIQMQYHCLLLLWLLTFDKSIAYEITQQYIGGFLNLLKLVNVTIKEKISRVCISIILQCCDKRVENHKLLIKQLILLGNGLNILNSLGERKKYSDEELREDMGVLRGILEDEYKELTSFDEYVAEVDSKLMCWSPPHVDNGFWSDNVDKFKSDNWKLFKKLIRLLVDTTRKAGGVNDKESKVVIEVLLNDITHVIQLLPESIDVLRDENCKIVIMELLTHSDSRVKYEALKTTQAMIGYTI; from the coding sequence ATGATTTTGTTGGATAGCACACATTTTATGGAAATCCATAATGCCATTAGTTTAAGGAACATCCAATGGGATAACTTGGCCATGCAACGTGATATTAGTGAGACAGATGTTTCCATTATCaagaaattagaaaagaTTTTAATCAAACATGCAGCATATGAGACTCCGATGCGTATTGATGAAAGTATAATTTTGCCCATGATTCatttcttgaaaaatagtaatgatGTGGAAGCTAATAAATGTGTGATTAATCTATTTACTGAATTATTTACTAGTCAAGAATTAAACTTCAACGGGGAAACGattgaatttttccaaaaaaacCCAACtcaattgaaagaattgtTCCAAGTGTCCTTGCAAGGGGATGATCAGACTGTTTTGATTGGTGTTTTCAATATAGTTTCATTGTTGGTGGAACAAGGTTCATTATTGAACGTGGAGATTGTGGATGGATTATTGAATAGCGAAGCGTTTGTACGTATCTTGGTGAATATCGAACAAATGGAAACTAGTTATGTCTGCATGAGATTGTTGCAAGAACTTGCTGCGGTCAAGAGTTATAGAAAAGTGATTTGGAAACATCAAACCAAGTTTGTTCCTACtatattccaaataatCTCTAGAGCATTGGATAGTAACAACTCTACCAAGATCATTGCTACGAATTCGAACAATTTGGGGATTCAAATGCAATACCATTgcttgttgttgttatgGTTATTGACGTTTGATAAATCCATTGCGTACGAGATTACACAACAGTACATTGGTGGGTTCTTgaatcttttgaaattggtGAATGTTACTATTAAGGAGAAGATCTCGAGAGTGTGtatttctattatattACAATGTTGTGATAAACGTGTGGAGAATCACAAGCTATTGATTAAACAATTGATTTTGCTCGGTAATGGATTAAACATTTTGAATTCGTTGGGTGAGAGAAAGAAATATTCGGACGAAGAGTTGAGAGAGGATATGGGGGTGTTGAGGGGTATATTGGAGGATGAGTATAAAGAATTGACATCGTTTGATGAGTATGTTGCGGAGGTAGACTCGAAATTGATGTGTTGGTCACCTCCACATGTGGATAATGGGTTCTGGAGTGACAATGTGGACAAGTTCAAGAGTGATAATTGGAAATTGTTCAAGAAGTTGATTAGATTGCTTGTGGACACTACGAGGAAAGCCGGGGGTGTTAATGATAAGGAGAGCAAAGTGGTGATTGAGGTGTTGTTGAATGACATCACACATGTGATTCAATTGTTGCCTGAGAGTATTGATGTGTTGAGAGATGAGAATTGTAAGATTGTTATTATGGAGTTGTTGACCCATAGTGATTCGCGTGTCAAATATGAGGCTTTGAAGACTACTCAAGCCATGATTGGGTATACTATTTGA
- the GLN1 gene encoding glutamate--ammonia ligase (similar to Saccharomyces cerevisiae GLN1 (YPR035W); ancestral locus Anc_7.449), with amino-acid sequence MSEYNSVEKTQILQKYRELDQRGRIVAEYVWVDGTGNLRSKGRTLKKKITSIDQLPEWNFDGSSTNQAPGHDSDVYLKPVAFYPDPFRLGDNIVVLASCYNNDGTPNKFNHRHEAAKLFQAHKDEDIWFGLEQEYTLFDQYDNVYGWPKGGFPAPQGPYYCGVGTGKVHARDVIEAHYRACLYAGIEISGINAEVMPSQWEFQVGPCTGIDMGDQLWMARYFLHRVAEEFGVKISFHPKPLKGEWNGAGCHTNVSTKNMRAPGGMKYIENAIERLSKRHADHIKLYGSDNEQRLTGRHETASMTSFSSGVANRGASIRIPRSVAKEGFGYFEDRRPASNIDPYLVTGIMCETVCGAIENADMSKEFDREFS; translated from the coding sequence ATGTCTGAATATAATAGTGTTGAAAAGACtcaaattttacaaaaatatagagAATTAGACCAAAGAGGTCGTATCGTTGCAGAATACGTTTGGGTTGATGGTACTGGTAACTTGAGATCAAAAGGTCGTactttgaagaagaaaatcaCTTCTATTGATCAATTACCAGAATGGAATTTCGATGGGTCCTCCACTAACCAAGCTCCAGGTCATGATTCTGATGTTTATTTGAAACCTGTTGCTTTCTACCCTGATCCATTCAGATTAGGTGACAACATTGTTGTCTTGGCTTCATGTTACAATAACGATGGTACTCCAAACAAGTTTAACCATAGACATGAAGCTGCTAAATTATTCCAAGCTCATAAGGATGAAGATATTTGGTTTGGTTTAGAACAAGAATATACTTTATTCGACCAATATGATAACGTTTACGGTTGGCCAAAAGGTGGGTTCCCAGCCCCACAAGGTCCATACTACTGTGGTGTCGGTACTGGTAAAGTCCATGCCAGAGACGTTATTGAAGCTCATTACAGAGCTTGTTTATACGCTGGTATTGAGATTTCTGGTATTAACGCCGAAGTCATGCCATCTCAATGGGAATTCCAAGTTGGTCCATGTACCGGTATTGATATGGGTGATCAATTATGGATGGCTAGATATTTCTTACACCGTGTGGCTGAAGAATTTGGTGTCAAGATTTCCTTCCATCCAAAACCTTTGAAAGGTGAGTGGAATGGTGCTGGTTGCCATACTAATGTTTCTACTAAGAATATGAGAGCCCCAGGTGGTATGAAATACATAGAGAATGCTATTGAAAGATTGTCCAAGAGACATGCTGATCATATCAAATTATACGGTAGTGATAACGAACAAAGATTAACTGGTAGACACGAAACTGCCTCTATGACTTCATTTTCCTCCGGTGTTGCTAACAGAGGTGCCTCTATTAGAATCCCAAGATCTGTTGCCAAGGAAGGGTTTGGTTATTTCGAAGATAGAAGACCAGCTTCCAACATTGATCCATACTTGGTCACTGGTATAATGTGTGAAACCGTTTGTGGTGCCATTGAAAATGCCGATATGTCTAAGGAATTTGACAGAGAATTCTCTTAA